A region of the Candidatus Rokuibacteriota bacterium genome:
AGCGTGGTCGCCCGGATCTTGTCGAGCCCCGTGCCGATGAGGATGCCGTACCGGTCGCGCATGGTCCGGACGATGGCCGCCGTCTCCAGGCCGGCCGGCGCCTTGAAGCACGACACCGTGTCGGACAGCATGGAGGCCTCGGGGAACATCTCGATCCGCATGGCGTCGAGCCCGGCGCGGAAGGCCCGGCCCGCCACGGCGTGACGGCGGAAGCGGTGAGGCAGCCCCTCCTCGACGATGAGGCGCGTGGCCTCGCCGAGGGCGGCCGTGAGGTGCGTCGGGATGGACACCGGCTGCCGCCGCGGGGCGCCGTCGGGCACCTGCCCGCCGCGGGAGGTCGGGATCCACTGCTCCTTCCAGCGCAGGAGGTCGTACACGAAGGAACCGGCCTTGTGCTTGCGCCGCTCCATGGCGTCCCAGGCGCCGGGGCTCACGGAGACGAGCGACATGCCGAGGGGGGCGGCCAGGCACTTCTGGGAGCCCGTCATGTTGAGGTCCACGCCCCACTCGTCGGTCCGGACGTCGAGGCCGGCCAGGGAGGAGACCGTGTCGAGCAGGAAGAGCGCCCCGTGGCCCTTCGCGAGCCGGGCCACGGCGGCCGCCGGATAGGTGGTCCCCGTGGAGGTCTCGTTGTGCACCAGGGTGACGGCCCGGGGCCGGACGCGCTCGATCTCCCGCTCGAGGCGGGCGAGGTCGATGGGCTGGCCCCACTCCACGGTGAACTCCGTCACCTCCGCGCCCACCCGGGTCATGATCTCTCGCATCAGGGCCCCGAACACCCCGGCGGTGATCACCAGCACCGGATCCCCCGGCTCGATGACCGACAGCGCGCCGGCCTCGAGGGCGGTGCGCCCGGAGCCGGGCATCACGATGACCTCGCCCCGGGGCGTCTGGAACACCTCCCGGAGCGCGAGGGTGATGGGCTCGAGGACCTTCACGTCGAAGTGGAGATCGTACTGGATGGTCG
Encoded here:
- a CDS encoding alanine--glyoxylate aminotransferase family protein, whose amino-acid sequence is MDSSIQWGRPQTRPILMIPGPTELPWPVIQAMNQPPTIQYDLHFDVKVLEPITLALREVFQTPRGEVIVMPGSGRTALEAGALSVIEPGDPVLVITAGVFGALMREIMTRVGAEVTEFTVEWGQPIDLARLEREIERVRPRAVTLVHNETSTGTTYPAAAVARLAKGHGALFLLDTVSSLAGLDVRTDEWGVDLNMTGSQKCLAAPLGMSLVSVSPGAWDAMERRKHKAGSFVYDLLRWKEQWIPTSRGGQVPDGAPRRQPVSIPTHLTAALGEATRLIVEEGLPHRFRRHAVAGRAFRAGLDAMRIEMFPEASMLSDTVSCFKAPAGLETAAIVRTMRDRYGILIGTGLDKIRATTLRVGHMGITASPLYVLPTLSALELTLRDLGYRAEAGAGVAAAQAIFSAQSA